In uncultured Bacteroides sp., one genomic interval encodes:
- a CDS encoding cupin domain-containing protein → MDEQIKQIAERLRGLREVLELSVEDVVKDCGLSIEEYAQAESGESDISVSMLQKVARKYGVALDALMFGEEPKMSTYFLTRAGKGTSIERTKAYKYQSLAAGFKDRKADPFIVTVEPKGEDCPITFNAHAGQEFNLIIEGRMLLNINGKELILNAGDSIYFDSKQPHGMKALDGKSVKFLAMIM, encoded by the coding sequence ATGGATGAACAAATAAAACAAATTGCAGAACGTTTACGCGGATTGCGTGAAGTACTTGAACTGTCAGTAGAAGATGTAGTAAAAGACTGCGGGCTCTCAATTGAGGAATATGCTCAGGCAGAAAGTGGTGAATCAGATATCTCGGTAAGTATGTTACAGAAGGTTGCCCGTAAGTATGGTGTGGCTCTTGATGCGCTGATGTTTGGTGAAGAACCAAAGATGAGTACTTATTTTCTTACCCGTGCAGGCAAAGGTACATCTATTGAAAGAACCAAGGCTTACAAATACCAGTCGTTGGCTGCTGGATTTAAGGACAGAAAAGCCGATCCGTTTATTGTAACTGTGGAACCAAAGGGAGAAGATTGTCCAATTACTTTCAATGCTCATGCCGGACAGGAGTTTAATCTTATTATTGAAGGCCGCATGCTGTTGAATATTAATGGTAAAGAACTGATTCTGAATGCTGGCGACAGCATTTACTTTGATTCAAAGCAACCTCATGGAATGAAAGCACTTGATGGTAAATCGGTGAAGTTCCTGGCTATGATTATGTAA
- a CDS encoding AMP-binding protein, with amino-acid sequence MIERFLEKTEFTSQEDFEQNYKLKVPANFNFAYDVVDAWAAEQPDKLALLWTNDKNECRRFTFAEMKEETDKTASYFLSLGIKKDDKVMVILKRRYEFWLTIIALHKIGAVIIPATHLLTKKDIIYRNNAADIMTIVADGDELIIGHINDAMAESPSMKHRVSIGPVIPEGWEDFHKGLENAAPFVRPTHVNDNEDIMLISFTSGTTGNPKMVAHNFVYPLGHIITAKYWHNLHEGSLHLTIADTGWLKALWGKLYGQWIAGAAVFVYDHEKFTPSAILEKIHDYHITSLCAPPTIFRFLIREDLTKYDLSSLEYCTIAGEALNPAVYEQFHQLTGIKLREGYGQSETTLVIFTSPWMEPKPGSMGVPSPNYNVDLLTPDGRSAEEGEQGQIVIRLDNGLPVGLSERYYRNEELTNEAYHDNMYFTGDLAWRDEDGYFWFVGRADDVIKSSGYRIGPFEVESALMTHPAVVECAITGVPDEIRGQVVKATIILSKEYKAKAGEELAKELQDHVKKVTAPYKYPRVIEFVDELPKTISGKIRRVEIRDKDSKK; translated from the coding sequence ATGATCGAAAGATTTTTAGAAAAGACAGAGTTTACTTCACAGGAAGACTTTGAACAGAATTATAAACTTAAGGTTCCTGCTAATTTCAACTTTGCTTACGATGTAGTAGATGCATGGGCTGCTGAGCAACCTGACAAACTGGCCCTTCTATGGACTAATGACAAAAACGAATGTCGTCGCTTTACCTTTGCCGAGATGAAGGAAGAAACAGATAAAACGGCCTCTTATTTTCTTTCTCTGGGTATTAAGAAAGACGACAAAGTGATGGTTATTCTGAAGCGTAGATATGAATTCTGGCTTACGATTATTGCTTTGCACAAAATCGGAGCTGTGATTATTCCAGCAACCCACTTGCTTACAAAGAAGGACATTATTTATCGTAACAATGCTGCTGATATCATGACTATTGTAGCCGATGGTGATGAACTTATTATTGGTCACATCAATGATGCAATGGCTGAATCTCCATCAATGAAACACCGTGTCTCTATTGGTCCGGTTATTCCTGAAGGATGGGAAGATTTCCATAAAGGACTTGAAAATGCGGCTCCTTTTGTTCGCCCAACTCATGTTAACGATAATGAAGACATTATGCTTATCAGCTTTACTTCTGGTACAACAGGTAACCCGAAGATGGTAGCGCATAATTTTGTTTATCCATTAGGTCACATCATTACTGCAAAATACTGGCACAACCTTCACGAAGGTAGTTTGCACCTTACTATCGCCGATACCGGTTGGTTGAAAGCTCTTTGGGGAAAGCTTTACGGTCAGTGGATTGCCGGTGCAGCTGTGTTTGTTTACGATCATGAGAAGTTTACTCCTTCTGCTATACTAGAGAAGATTCATGATTATCACATCACTTCCCTTTGTGCACCTCCTACAATCTTCCGTTTCCTTATTCGTGAAGATCTTACTAAATACGATCTTTCATCATTGGAATATTGCACCATTGCAGGTGAAGCGTTGAATCCTGCTGTCTACGAACAGTTTCACCAGCTTACAGGTATTAAGTTGCGTGAAGGTTACGGACAGAGTGAAACTACTCTTGTAATCTTTACTTCTCCGTGGATGGAACCAAAACCAGGTAGCATGGGGGTTCCTAGTCCTAACTATAACGTAGATTTGCTTACTCCCGACGGTCGTTCGGCTGAGGAAGGTGAGCAGGGACAGATTGTGATTCGTCTTGATAACGGACTTCCTGTAGGGCTTAGTGAAAGGTACTACAGAAATGAAGAGTTAACCAATGAAGCTTATCATGATAATATGTATTTCACAGGCGACCTTGCGTGGAGAGACGAAGATGGCTATTTCTGGTTCGTAGGTCGTGCTGACGATGTAATCAAGAGTTCTGGTTATCGTATCGGCCCATTTGAAGTGGAGAGTGCATTAATGACTCACCCAGCTGTTGTGGAATGTGCCATTACCGGTGTTCCCGATGAAATCCGTGGGCAAGTAGTAAAAGCTACAATCATCCTTTCTAAGGAATACAAGGCGAAAGCAGGTGAAGAGCTTGCTAAAGAACTTCAGGATCATGTGAAAAAGGTTACTGCTCCTTACAAATATCCTCGTGTAATTGAATTTGTTGACGAACTTCCAAAGACTATCAGTGGTAAGATTCGTCGTGTTGAAATCCGCGATAAAGATTCAAAGAAATAA
- a CDS encoding glycoside hydrolase family 97 protein has translation MRKIIFSLLCLLIVNTSVAQNLNSPDGNLILTFRLNDNGTPSYKLQFKGKTVIDESKMGFTMNSLAPFTDKFVITDTKFCTFDKVWQPVWGEQKEIRDNHNEMLVSLNQTSTNRKLNIRFRLFNDGLGFRYEFPVQENLRHFTIKEEATEFKLSGNHKAFWIPADYDTNEFPITTSKISEIAGLIEKARSEPLAAKSPAPGLSIQTPLMLKSDEGLYINIHEAALVNYPAMALNLDDKAFCLSAHLTPDKNGNKGYIQTGTVTPWRTIVVSDDARNILASKLILNLNEPCKLEDTSWIKPVKYIGVWWEYFTGGGSTWAYTDNQDIIIGKTDYSKLKCNGHHGANTAHVKEYIDFAAQNGFDAVLVEGWNEGWEDNWAYSKEHIYSFTKAYPDFDVKELHQYAASKGIKIIMHHETTSSAINYERQLNDAFRFMVDNGYNSVKTGYVGPIIPRSEYHDGQWMVNHYLYVAETAAKYKIMVDSHEAVRPTGLCRTYPNWLAQESARGTEFESFNGNKPDHTTILPFTRLMGGPMDYTPGIFQGDLSVYGSNKAKRSTTLVKQLALYVTMYSPLQMAADLPENYKRYSDAFQFIKDVAVDWDNSYILEAEPGDYITIARKAKGKNEWYIGGITDENAREAVIDLSFLPKGKKFHATIYADGKDAHWINNPQSYTIKTITVTSTTKLKQRLASSGGVAISIK, from the coding sequence ATGAGAAAAATTATTTTTAGTCTTCTTTGTCTATTGATTGTTAATACATCAGTAGCTCAAAATTTAAATTCACCCGATGGAAATTTAATTCTTACTTTCCGGTTGAATGATAATGGTACCCCTTCATATAAACTTCAGTTTAAGGGTAAAACTGTTATTGATGAAAGTAAAATGGGTTTTACTATGAATTCTCTGGCTCCATTTACAGATAAGTTTGTTATAACAGATACGAAGTTCTGTACTTTTGATAAAGTATGGCAACCAGTATGGGGAGAGCAAAAAGAGATCAGAGATAATCACAACGAAATGCTTGTTTCGCTAAATCAGACTTCTACCAACAGAAAGTTGAATATACGTTTTCGTTTGTTTAACGATGGGTTAGGCTTCAGATATGAATTCCCTGTTCAGGAGAATCTTCGACATTTTACAATAAAGGAAGAAGCAACCGAATTTAAACTGTCAGGCAATCATAAAGCGTTCTGGATACCGGCCGATTATGATACGAATGAATTTCCAATCACTACATCTAAGATATCTGAGATTGCAGGTTTAATAGAAAAAGCACGTAGCGAACCTCTTGCCGCAAAATCTCCTGCGCCTGGCCTGTCTATACAAACACCTTTAATGCTAAAGTCGGATGAAGGATTGTATATCAATATTCATGAAGCTGCTTTGGTCAATTATCCAGCCATGGCTCTAAATCTCGACGATAAGGCTTTTTGTCTGAGTGCGCATCTTACACCTGATAAGAATGGGAATAAAGGCTATATTCAAACCGGAACTGTAACTCCGTGGAGAACTATTGTTGTAAGTGATGATGCTCGTAATATTCTGGCTTCTAAACTTATTCTTAATCTGAATGAACCTTGTAAGTTAGAAGACACTTCCTGGATTAAACCTGTAAAGTATATCGGCGTTTGGTGGGAATATTTCACTGGCGGTGGCTCTACATGGGCTTATACAGATAATCAGGATATAATTATCGGCAAAACAGATTATTCCAAATTGAAATGTAATGGTCATCATGGAGCAAATACTGCTCATGTAAAAGAATATATCGATTTTGCTGCACAGAATGGATTCGATGCTGTTCTTGTTGAAGGCTGGAATGAAGGTTGGGAAGATAACTGGGCTTATTCAAAAGAACATATTTATAGCTTTACTAAAGCATATCCCGACTTTGATGTGAAAGAGTTGCATCAGTATGCAGCAAGTAAAGGAATTAAAATAATTATGCACCATGAAACTACATCATCGGCTATTAATTATGAACGTCAGTTAAATGATGCTTTTCGTTTTATGGTTGATAATGGATACAATTCAGTGAAGACTGGATATGTAGGACCAATTATTCCACGAAGTGAATATCATGATGGACAATGGATGGTGAATCATTATCTTTATGTTGCCGAAACTGCAGCAAAGTATAAAATAATGGTCGATTCTCATGAAGCAGTCCGCCCAACAGGACTTTGCCGTACTTATCCGAACTGGCTTGCACAGGAATCAGCGCGTGGCACAGAGTTTGAATCATTTAACGGTAACAAACCTGATCACACAACAATTCTTCCTTTTACCCGATTGATGGGAGGCCCGATGGACTATACACCGGGAATATTCCAGGGTGATTTGTCTGTATATGGATCAAATAAAGCAAAACGGAGTACCACTTTGGTTAAACAACTTGCTTTATATGTAACAATGTACAGTCCGTTACAAATGGCTGCCGATTTGCCTGAGAACTACAAGCGTTATTCCGATGCATTTCAGTTTATAAAAGATGTTGCGGTTGATTGGGACAACTCTTATATTCTTGAAGCAGAACCTGGTGATTATATTACGATTGCACGTAAAGCAAAAGGAAAGAACGAATGGTATATAGGTGGAATAACCGATGAAAATGCCCGCGAAGCTGTTATTGATTTGAGCTTTCTACCAAAAGGAAAGAAATTCCATGCAACAATTTATGCTGATGGTAAAGATGCTCATTGGATTAATAATCCACAGAGCTATACAATAAAAACGATAACTGTGACAAGTACAACTAAACTGAAGCAAAGATTAGCATCAAGTGGAGGAGTTGCTATAAGTATTAAATAG
- a CDS encoding glutamate-5-semialdehyde dehydrogenase, whose product MDLKDTFQAVQAASRKLAQLSDKQINEILLALADEAEAQIPLILAGNQKDLAKMETSNPKYDRLMLTADRIKGIAGDIRNVATLPSPLGRVLMQTTRPNGMELTKISVPFGVIGIIYEARPNVSFDVFSLCLKSGNACVLKGGSDADFSNRAIVKVIHSVLEKFGVDIHIVELLPADREATSQLLNAVGYVDLLIPRGSSSLIQFVRQHATIPVIETGAGVCHTYFDEFGDIEKGTAIINNAKTRRVSVCNALDCVIIHEKRLSDLSSLCEPLQKSKVIIYADKEAYRVLDGHYPSELLKSATPESFGTEFLSYAMSVKTVKDINEALEHIFINGSKHSECIVTENMDNAELFIKSVDAACVYTNVSTAFTDGAQFGLGAEIGISTQKLHARGPMGLEEITSYKWIIKGNGQIRQ is encoded by the coding sequence ATGGATTTAAAAGATACATTTCAGGCCGTTCAGGCAGCAAGCCGAAAACTTGCCCAACTAAGTGATAAACAGATCAATGAGATATTATTGGCATTGGCTGATGAGGCTGAAGCGCAAATTCCTCTTATCCTTGCTGGGAATCAGAAGGACTTGGCTAAGATGGAGACAAGCAATCCTAAATACGATCGTTTGATGCTTACAGCAGACCGTATAAAAGGAATTGCCGGTGATATCCGTAATGTAGCTACACTTCCTTCTCCACTTGGACGTGTACTTATGCAAACCACCCGCCCCAATGGGATGGAACTAACAAAGATCAGTGTACCCTTCGGAGTGATAGGTATTATCTACGAAGCCCGCCCTAATGTGAGCTTCGATGTGTTCTCTCTTTGTTTAAAAAGCGGTAATGCTTGTGTATTGAAAGGCGGTAGTGATGCCGATTTCTCTAACCGGGCTATTGTGAAAGTAATCCATTCTGTTCTCGAAAAGTTTGGTGTGGATATCCATATAGTAGAACTTCTTCCGGCCGACAGAGAAGCTACTTCTCAGCTTTTAAATGCTGTGGGATATGTTGATTTACTTATACCTCGTGGAAGCAGTAGCTTAATACAGTTCGTTCGTCAGCATGCCACAATTCCTGTTATTGAAACAGGAGCCGGTGTATGTCATACTTATTTCGATGAGTTTGGTGATATTGAAAAAGGAACTGCTATTATTAATAACGCCAAAACAAGAAGAGTTAGTGTATGCAATGCCTTGGACTGCGTGATTATACATGAAAAGCGTTTGTCAGATTTGTCATCTCTGTGTGAACCTTTACAGAAAAGTAAGGTTATTATATATGCAGATAAAGAAGCTTATAGGGTATTGGATGGTCATTATCCTTCAGAATTGCTTAAGTCTGCCACACCAGAAAGCTTTGGAACAGAATTTCTTTCGTATGCAATGTCTGTAAAGACTGTAAAAGATATCAATGAAGCTCTTGAGCATATTTTTATAAACGGTTCAAAGCATAGTGAATGTATAGTGACTGAAAACATGGATAATGCAGAGTTGTTCATAAAATCTGTTGATGCCGCATGTGTTTATACCAATGTTTCCACTGCATTTACTGATGGTGCACAGTTTGGTCTAGGGGCTGAAATAGGTATTAGTACACAGAAATTGCATGCTCGCGGCCCAATGGGACTTGAAGAGATTACTTCCTATAAATGGATTATTAAAGGAAATGGTCAGATAAGACAATAA
- a CDS encoding DUF2007-related protein → MKTTKISLIDVFSGSPWEVELIKILLEKANVQTKVKDEAEMRVAVPSESYTQAMKVLANRI, encoded by the coding sequence ATGAAAACTACTAAAATCTCTTTAATCGATGTATTTTCTGGTTCACCTTGGGAAGTTGAACTTATTAAAATTTTATTAGAAAAAGCTAACGTTCAGACTAAAGTAAAAGATGAAGCTGAGATGAGAGTAGCTGTTCCCAGTGAAAGTTATACTCAAGCAATGAAAGTACTAGCTAATCGTATATAA
- the proB gene encoding glutamate 5-kinase: MAYQFTKIAVKIGSNVLTRKDGSLDVTRMSALVDQIAELRKGGVEVILISSGAVASGRSEVRASKKLDSVDQRQLFSAVGQAKLINRYYELFREHKIPVGQVLTTKENFGTRRHYLNQKNCMTVMLENGVIPIVNENDTISVSELMFTDNDELSGLIASMMDAEALIILSNIDGIYNGSPSDPASSVIREVEHGKDLSDYIQTEKSGFGRGGMLTKTNIARKVADEGITVIIANGKKDNILVDLLKKPKTTVCTRFIPSTQEVSSVKKWIAHSEGFAKGELHINEQAARIINTEKAVSILPVGITRIEGEFEKDDIVRIMDHNGKQIGVGKASFDSSEARVMIGKHGLKPIVHYDYLYIE; this comes from the coding sequence ATGGCGTATCAATTTACAAAGATTGCAGTTAAAATAGGCAGTAATGTACTTACCCGTAAGGATGGTTCCCTCGATGTAACACGTATGTCTGCGTTGGTTGACCAGATAGCAGAACTTCGCAAGGGTGGGGTAGAGGTTATCCTTATATCATCAGGAGCAGTGGCTTCCGGGAGGAGTGAAGTACGTGCTTCAAAGAAACTAGATAGTGTAGATCAGCGTCAGCTTTTCTCAGCTGTGGGGCAAGCTAAGCTGATTAATCGTTATTATGAACTCTTCCGTGAACATAAAATCCCCGTGGGGCAAGTGCTGACAACTAAAGAGAATTTCGGAACACGACGTCATTACCTGAACCAGAAAAACTGTATGACGGTAATGCTCGAAAACGGAGTAATACCCATCGTAAATGAGAACGATACTATCTCTGTTTCCGAACTTATGTTTACTGATAATGATGAGCTTTCCGGATTAATAGCCAGTATGATGGATGCCGAAGCACTTATTATTCTAAGTAATATTGACGGCATTTACAATGGTTCTCCTTCTGATCCGGCTTCGTCTGTTATCAGAGAAGTAGAGCATGGAAAAGATCTGTCAGATTATATTCAGACTGAGAAGTCGGGCTTTGGTCGTGGCGGAATGCTTACCAAGACTAATATAGCCCGTAAGGTAGCTGATGAAGGGATTACGGTTATTATTGCCAATGGTAAGAAAGACAATATTCTCGTTGATTTATTGAAGAAGCCAAAGACTACAGTCTGCACCCGCTTTATACCTTCCACACAAGAAGTTTCAAGCGTGAAGAAATGGATAGCCCACAGCGAGGGTTTTGCCAAAGGTGAGCTTCATATCAACGAACAAGCAGCCCGGATTATCAATACAGAAAAGGCGGTAAGTATTCTCCCCGTAGGTATCACTCGCATAGAAGGTGAATTTGAAAAAGACGACATTGTGCGCATTATGGATCATAACGGTAAGCAAATAGGTGTAGGAAAAGCTTCTTTTGATTCCTCCGAAGCTAGAGTAATGATCGGTAAACATGGTCTGAAGCCAATTGTGCATTATGACTATTTATATATTGAATAA
- a CDS encoding DUF2007-related protein: MTADDKTPLVEVFTGTPWEAELVKGLLESLDIEAALKDDNLGSMAPAMTVNFGSGGMKVLVSADDYEAAVQIVEDRETKK; the protein is encoded by the coding sequence ATGACTGCAGACGATAAAACTCCATTGGTGGAAGTGTTTACTGGCACTCCATGGGAAGCGGAATTAGTGAAAGGGTTATTAGAAAGTCTAGATATTGAGGCTGCTTTGAAAGATGATAACCTTGGAAGTATGGCTCCTGCTATGACTGTTAACTTTGGTTCGGGTGGTATGAAAGTTCTTGTATCTGCCGATGATTATGAAGCTGCAGTCCAGATTGTGGAAGATAGAGAGACAAAGAAATAA
- a CDS encoding pyridoxal phosphate-dependent aminotransferase encodes MRTTNPQVEQITPFIVMDVLEKANEMQKQGISIIHMEVGEPDFDIPECVAQAAKAAYDKHQTHYTHSLGHPDLRQAIADFYKKEYNVDVDPGCIVVTSGSSPAILLTLMLLCEPESEVIMSNPGYACYRNFTLAAHANPVLVPLRASNGFQYDIEDIKKSITPRTRGIFINSPMNPTGTLLNDSFMKQIATLGVPVISDEIYHGLVYEGRARSILEFTDKAFVLNGFSKRFAMTGLRLGYLIAPKEYIRSLQKLQQNLFICAPSIAQQAGIAALKEAEQDVEKMKAIYNERRVYMISRLKEMGFKIDVEPKGAFYIFCDARKFTKDSYKFAFDILEHAHVGVTPGVDFGTGGEGYIRFSYANSLENIKEGMDRIEAYLKTLQV; translated from the coding sequence ATGAGAACTACAAACCCTCAAGTGGAGCAAATTACCCCGTTTATTGTAATGGATGTTTTGGAAAAAGCAAACGAAATGCAAAAACAGGGCATTTCCATTATTCACATGGAAGTTGGCGAGCCCGACTTTGATATTCCGGAATGTGTGGCTCAGGCTGCAAAAGCTGCTTACGATAAGCATCAGACTCACTACACCCATTCGTTGGGGCATCCTGATCTTCGACAGGCAATTGCTGATTTTTACAAGAAAGAGTATAACGTGGACGTTGATCCCGGCTGTATTGTGGTAACATCCGGTTCATCACCAGCTATTCTGTTAACGCTTATGTTACTTTGCGAGCCAGAGAGTGAAGTTATTATGTCGAATCCGGGATATGCCTGCTATAGAAACTTTACACTTGCAGCTCATGCAAATCCGGTGCTGGTTCCTTTACGTGCTTCCAATGGATTTCAATATGACATAGAAGATATAAAGAAAAGCATCACTCCCCGTACCCGAGGCATTTTCATCAACTCACCGATGAATCCCACCGGAACACTTCTTAATGATTCATTTATGAAGCAGATAGCAACTCTGGGAGTTCCTGTTATTTCTGATGAAATCTATCACGGACTGGTTTATGAAGGCAGAGCACGAAGCATTCTTGAGTTTACCGACAAAGCATTTGTGCTAAACGGATTCTCAAAAAGATTTGCTATGACAGGATTAAGATTGGGCTATCTTATTGCTCCAAAAGAGTATATTCGTTCATTGCAAAAGCTACAGCAAAATCTGTTTATCTGTGCTCCAAGTATTGCTCAGCAGGCCGGTATTGCAGCATTGAAAGAAGCAGAACAGGATGTTGAAAAGATGAAAGCCATCTATAATGAGCGCAGAGTATACATGATTTCCCGCTTAAAAGAGATGGGATTCAAGATTGATGTGGAACCTAAAGGAGCTTTCTATATATTCTGTGATGCACGCAAGTTTACTAAAGACTCATACAAGTTTGCTTTTGATATTCTAGAACATGCTCATGTAGGTGTAACTCCGGGAGTAGATTTCGGAACAGGTGGCGAAGGATATATCCGTTTTTCATATGCTAATTCACTTGAAAATATCAAGGAAGGCATGGACCGGATTGAGGCTTACCTTAAAACATTACAAGTATAA
- a CDS encoding DUF2007-related protein yields MGSSDKLPLVEVFFGSPWEAELVKGLLESVGIQAALKNYNMGYMAITMLTEVPTGGGVAVLVSADDYDMASEVIANRENVE; encoded by the coding sequence ATGGGCTCAAGTGATAAACTACCTCTGGTAGAAGTTTTCTTTGGTTCTCCATGGGAGGCTGAGCTAGTTAAAGGACTTCTTGAAAGTGTTGGCATACAAGCTGCTCTAAAGAATTATAATATGGGATATATGGCTATTACCATGTTAACCGAGGTGCCAACAGGTGGCGGGGTGGCTGTTCTTGTATCTGCCGATGACTATGATATGGCTAGTGAAGTTATAGCCAACAGAGAAAATGTTGAGTAA
- the proC gene encoding pyrroline-5-carboxylate reductase, which yields MKIAIIGAGNMGGAIARGIVQGSKVKAVDITVANPSNGKLDALKAFNPEINITNNNQEAIENADIVLLAVKPWLVKSVLENISFDAKKQILVTVAAGVAFTEYCKIIDESATIFRVIPNTAISLLESTTLIASYNASKEQEQFILDLFDEMGLAMIINESQMSAATALTSCGIAYVLKYIHAAVEAGVEMGIYPKDAQKMVAQSVKGAAELLLQNDTHPAIEIDKVTTPGGLTIKGLNELEHAGFSSAIIRAMKASR from the coding sequence ATGAAAATAGCAATTATTGGAGCAGGCAACATGGGCGGAGCTATTGCTCGCGGTATTGTACAAGGTTCCAAAGTCAAAGCAGTTGATATTACAGTTGCCAATCCTTCCAATGGTAAACTTGATGCTTTAAAAGCATTCAACCCGGAAATTAACATCACAAACAATAATCAGGAAGCCATAGAGAATGCGGATATCGTTCTTTTAGCGGTTAAACCCTGGTTGGTTAAGTCGGTATTGGAGAATATCAGCTTTGATGCAAAAAAACAGATTCTTGTTACGGTAGCTGCAGGTGTTGCTTTTACTGAATACTGTAAAATAATAGATGAATCAGCAACTATTTTTCGTGTTATTCCAAATACAGCGATCTCACTTCTTGAAAGTACCACGTTAATAGCATCCTACAATGCATCAAAAGAGCAAGAACAATTCATACTCGATCTTTTTGATGAAATGGGACTAGCTATGATTATCAATGAATCGCAGATGAGTGCTGCTACAGCACTTACTTCTTGTGGTATTGCTTATGTGCTGAAATATATTCATGCAGCTGTTGAAGCTGGTGTGGAAATGGGTATTTATCCGAAAGATGCACAGAAAATGGTGGCGCAGTCTGTTAAGGGAGCTGCCGAGCTTTTATTACAGAACGATACACATCCTGCCATTGAAATTGATAAGGTTACTACACCGGGCGGATTAACAATTAAAGGACTTAATGAATTAGAACATGCAGGCTTTAGTTCGGCTATTATACGGGCTATGAAAGCAAGCAGATAA
- a CDS encoding acetylornithine carbamoyltransferase: protein MRHFTNVNDLGDLKAALDEAFEIKKDRFKYVELGRNKTLLMIFFNSSLRTRLSTQKAAMNLGMNVIVLDVNQGAWKLETERGVIMDGDKTEHLLEAIPVMGCYCDIIGVRSFAQFESKENDYNEVIINQFIKYSGRPVFSMEAATRHPLQSFADLITIEEYKKMARPKVVMTWAPHPRALPQAVPNSFAEWMNATDYDFVITHPEGYELDPKFVGNAKVEYDQMKALEGADFVYAKNWSGYAGDNYGRVISKDRAWTVSAAHMAVTNNAYFMHCLPVRRNMIVTDDVIESPQSIVIPEAANREISAQVVLKRILEGLE from the coding sequence ATGAGACATTTTACCAATGTAAATGATTTAGGCGATCTGAAAGCAGCTTTAGATGAAGCTTTTGAGATAAAGAAAGACCGTTTCAAATATGTTGAGCTGGGAAGAAACAAAACCCTTCTCATGATATTCTTCAATTCAAGTCTTCGTACTCGTCTCAGTACCCAAAAGGCTGCTATGAATCTGGGAATGAATGTTATTGTGCTCGATGTAAACCAAGGAGCATGGAAACTGGAAACAGAAAGAGGTGTGATTATGGATGGTGACAAGACCGAACACCTTCTTGAAGCTATTCCTGTTATGGGATGCTATTGTGACATTATCGGCGTTCGTTCTTTCGCTCAATTCGAAAGTAAGGAAAATGATTATAACGAAGTAATCATTAATCAGTTTATCAAATACTCCGGTCGTCCGGTATTCTCGATGGAAGCCGCTACACGCCACCCATTGCAGAGCTTTGCCGATCTCATCACTATCGAGGAATATAAGAAGATGGCTCGTCCAAAAGTTGTTATGACCTGGGCTCCACATCCTCGTGCACTTCCGCAGGCAGTACCTAATTCTTTTGCCGAATGGATGAATGCTACCGACTATGATTTCGTTATTACTCATCCCGAAGGCTATGAACTTGATCCTAAATTTGTAGGCAATGCCAAAGTAGAGTACGACCAGATGAAAGCCCTCGAAGGTGCCGATTTCGTTTATGCGAAGAACTGGAGTGGCTATGCCGGTGATAACTACGGTCGAGTGATAAGCAAGGACCGCGCATGGACAGTGAGCGCTGCTCACATGGCAGTAACCAACAATGCATATTTTATGCACTGCTTGCCTGTAAGACGAAACATGATCGTAACGGATGATGTAATTGAAAGTCCGCAGTCTATTGTAATACCTGAAGCTGCCAATCGAGAGATTTCAGCGCAAGTAGTACTTAAACGTATTTTAGAAGGGCTTGAATAA